The Polaribacter sp. KT25b genome contains the following window.
GGCCTAAAAATGAGTTATATCCGTCTAATAGTATTGTAGAAAATAATTTAATTCATAGAATTGGTCGTGTTGAAAAACAAGTTGCAGGAGTTCAGATTTCTATGGCAATGAAAATTCATGTAAAAAACAATAGCATTTATGATGTGCCTCGTGCAGGAATTAATGTTAGTGAAGGTACTTGGGGAGGACATATTATAGAGTATAACGATGTTTTTAATACCGTTTTAGAAACAAGTGATCATGGTTCTTTTAATTCTTGGGGACGTGATCGTTTTTGGTATCCAGATAGAGAAATATCGAGTAAGTTAGTTTCAAAAAATGGTAAAATGCCTTTGTGGGATGCGATGCACACCACCATTATTAGAAACAATAGATTCCGATGTGATCATGGTTGGGATATCGATTTAGACGATGGTTCTTCTAATTATGAAATCTATAATAATCTATGTTTAAATAGAGGTATTAAATTACGTGAAGGCTATTACAGAACAGTCCGCAATAATATTATGGTTAACAATACTTTTCATCCACATGTGTGGTTTTTAAATAGTGGAGATGTGTTTACAAATAATATTGTAATGAAGAAATATGCAGGTATCCGTATTAAAGATTGGGGTAAAGAGATAGATTCTAATTTGTTTCCAAACAAAGCCGCTTTGTTAAAAGCGCAAGGCAATCATACAGATGCAAATAGTGTGTTTGGAAATCCGTTATTTATAAATCCTAAATCAGGAAATTTTACAGTGAGTGATGATTCACCAGCCTTAAAAATTGGCTTCAAAAATTTTCCTATGGATCAGTTTGGAGTTCAAAAAAGAGCGTTAAAAGCAATTGCAAAGCAACCTGAAATTCCTACTTTAAAAATTGAATCATCATTAAAAGAAGGAGTGAAAACCAAACAATGGTCGGGTGCAACCCTTAAAGAAATAGAAACGATAGAAGAGCAATCTTCTTTTGGTACACATAGTTTAGAGGGTGTAATTGTTTTAAAAATTGATAAAAAATCTAAGTTGTTTAAGTCAGCACTTAAAAAAGGTGATGTTATTGTTGGTTTTGCAAATAAAAAAGTAAAAAACATATTGAATTTCTTAGATATTTTTGAGAAAAACTCTTCTAAAGAAAGTGTCAAGGTCATAATTATTAGAGATCAAAAAGAAATTGAAATAAAATTAAGAAATACTTTTTTTTAAGTTTTAAAATTTAGACTAATGAATGCGTTTGTAGTAATAATAAGTATGTTGTTTTTGGGAATGGGCAGTTCTTTTTCTCAATCAAACCTAAAATTGGTAACATCGTCATATTCACCTATTGAAGGGTTAGATGCTGAAGCAGGAATTAAACGTGGAGATCCTAGTGATATTATAAAAGTAGGTTCATTGTATTATGTTTGGTATTGGAAAGTTGGTATTAATGTTAGATGGGCTACTTGGTATGCTACTTCTCCTGACGGATTTACTTGGACAGAAAAAGCAGAAGTATTGCCTCCCGGAAAAGAAGGTAGTTGGGACGATGAAGGTTGTTTTACGCCAGGTATTTTAATAGCCAACAATAAGTATTATCTATTTTATTCAGGGGTAAATAATCCATATAGAACTAAGGGTCTTGAAAAATCAAAAACAAGAATAGGAATCGCGATTTCTGATTCTCCCGATGGTCCTTGGACAAAGTTTTCTGGCAATCCAATAATGGTTCCGAGTACTGATATTACTGAATTTGATAGCCACAGAATTGATGATGCTAGTATTATTGTCCGAGATGGAAAGTTTTGGTTGTATTACAAAGGACGTCAATGGGGAAAATCACCAAGAGAAACTAAAATGGGCGTTGCTATTGCTAATAAACCTGAAGGTCCGTATGTAAAATATAAGAATAATCCTGTTGTAAAAGGTGGTCATGAGGTATTAGTTTGGCCACAAGGAAAAGGAGTTGCTACAATGATTGGAAAAGAAGGGCCTGAG
Protein-coding sequences here:
- a CDS encoding PDZ domain-containing protein, producing the protein MRKSAFYLLSLLVIICFGCQNQDIDIYVSPVGNNLNNGAKETPFKTIEKALENAKSIKKEENDKIIIHLLEGEYHLASTLKITSQLNNLSIIGVGADKVSIQGSKVIETKWKQFSDNILVTTIDENLDFNQLYINGEKQILARYPNYDENGGYWQGSAADAIDKERIAKWKNPIGGFVHALHRGRWGGFHYEITGVKDNGELNLIGGHQNNRPSEMHLKYRMVENIFEELDSEKEWYFDKKNHKLYIFKNNDLDINQAKIEVTVLKHLIEIKGTLENPVKNVSITGIKFENTSRTFMETYEPLLRSDWTIYRGGALLLDATENMTIEDCEFTNLGGNVIFVSGYNRNTKITGNHIHDSGASAISFVGDASAVRSPSFDYFKSVAIEDMDTLVGPKNELYPSNSIVENNLIHRIGRVEKQVAGVQISMAMKIHVKNNSIYDVPRAGINVSEGTWGGHIIEYNDVFNTVLETSDHGSFNSWGRDRFWYPDREISSKLVSKNGKMPLWDAMHTTIIRNNRFRCDHGWDIDLDDGSSNYEIYNNLCLNRGIKLREGYYRTVRNNIMVNNTFHPHVWFLNSGDVFTNNIVMKKYAGIRIKDWGKEIDSNLFPNKAALLKAQGNHTDANSVFGNPLFINPKSGNFTVSDDSPALKIGFKNFPMDQFGVQKRALKAIAKQPEIPTLKIESSLKEGVKTKQWSGATLKEIETIEEQSSFGTHSLEGVIVLKIDKKSKLFKSALKKGDVIVGFANKKVKNILNFLDIFEKNSSKESVKVIIIRDQKEIEIKLRNTFF
- a CDS encoding family 43 glycosylhydrolase, encoding MNAFVVIISMLFLGMGSSFSQSNLKLVTSSYSPIEGLDAEAGIKRGDPSDIIKVGSLYYVWYWKVGINVRWATWYATSPDGFTWTEKAEVLPPGKEGSWDDEGCFTPGILIANNKYYLFYSGVNNPYRTKGLEKSKTRIGIAISDSPDGPWTKFSGNPIMVPSTDITEFDSHRIDDASIIVRDGKFWLYYKGRQWGKSPRETKMGVAIANKPEGPYVKYKNNPVVKGGHEVLVWPQGKGVATMIGKEGPENVRKSIMYAEDGFNFKKTHNFTNKNVPLAPGGYRPEAFTDNGKGKLIEWGLQRVMKKGIEYLERFDLKEVSDKSKK